The sequence AGGCACAGGTACAGCTTGCCCTCGGTCGACAGACGCGCGCGCGTACAACTGCCGCAAAATGCGCGTGTCACGCTCGAAATCACGCCGACCTCGCCACCGCCGTCTGCGTAACCCCAGCGCTGGGCGGTTTCGGCTGCGCTGTGCGCTTCGAGCGGCATGAGGGGGAAATGCTCTGCGATGCGCGTCACGACATCAGCGGAAGGCAGCACTTCGGTCATGTTCCAGCCGTTCGACGTGCCCACGTCCATGTACTCGATGAAGCGCAACACCGTGCCCGAGCCTTTGAAATGACGCGCCATCGGCACGATTTCGCTGTCGTTGGTGCCGCGCTTGACGACCATGTTGACCTTCACCGGCGCGAGCCCGACTGCGTGCGCCGCGGCGATTCCGTCCAGCACGTCGGCGACCGCGAAGTCGGCGTCGTTCATGCGGCGAAACAGGGTGTCGTCGAGCGCGTCGAGACTCACTGTCACGCGGGTCAGGCCGGCGTCTTTCAGGCTGCGCGCTTTGCGCTCCAGCAGCGAGCCGTTGGTGGTCAGCGTCAGATCGAGTGGGCGGCCTTCCGGCGTGGTGAGCTGCGCGAGTCTTTCAATCAGGAATTCCAGATTTTTGCGCAGCAGCGGCTCGCCACCCGTAAGACGGATTTTCTCGACGCCATGTGCGACGAAGAGCCGCGCCAGCCGTTCGATTTCTTCGAAGCTGAGCAGGGCGCTATGCGGCAAGAACGCGTAGTCCTTGTCGAACACCGCGCGCGGCATGCAGTAGACGCAGCGAAAATTGCAGCGATCCGTCACCGAGATGCGCAGGTCGCGCAGCGGGCGCGCCAGCGTGTCGTGCAGCGCGCCGCTGGGCGCCTGCACGGGGCCGGAGATGACCGGCACCGCGCTGAAATCGGTAACAGGGATGATGCGTCGGGACATGAGTTACTTCGTTTTGGGCTGCTTAAGTGCTGTGACGGGTGCTGCGATTGGCGCCTAGATCTTCATTCTAGCGGAAATGCATCCGGCGGCTGCCGGCCTCCGGACGCTGTCCGGGTATACGGGGAGTGGCATACCGCACGCGATCGGGCGGGTGCGCGTGACGCCCATAAAACAAAAAGCCCGCCGGTGAGGGCGGGCTTTTTGCATGGCGGCGGTTCGCTTACTGCGGGTGCTTACCGGTTTCCACCATTTGCATCGGCGCGGTTTCGACCGGCGGCAACGCCTTACGCTCGCGACCCACACGAACCGGCTTGGCCGCTTGCGCTGCCGCTTCCTGCGCGGCACGCAGCTTGTCGGCGTCGGTGTTCACCCAGACGAGACCGGCTTGTTCCAGCACCGGCTTCAGGGCTTCCTCCGACACAACGGCGTGACGCGGGGCTTGCGGCGCAGCGGCGACGGGCGCCGGCTCGACTGCTACCGGTTCAGCGACAGCTTCAACCGCCGGTGCGACCGCTGCAACGACCGGTTGTGCTTCGAAGATATCGGCTTGCCGCGGTGCCGGCTGGGCGGCCGGTGCTTCGACCACTGCCGCCGGGGCGGCGGTTTCTACCGGAGCCGGAGCAGCTTGCGCTTCAACGGCCGGAGCCACTGCTGGCGTTTCGACCCGTGCTTCAACCGGGGTTTCAACGCGAGCGACCGGTTCGACGAACGAAACCGTTTCGCTGGCGGCCTGCACAGCTTGCGCTGCTTCGGCCGGGGCGGCAGCGGCTTGCGCCACCGGCGCTTCCACTGCTTGCTCGACTGCAACCGGTGCCACCGGCGCTTCTGCGACCGGCGCAAGCGTTTCCGCCTTCGCAGCTGTCTCGACGGCGACAGCCGACGTTTCAGTTACAGCGTGCAGTTCGCTGATCACAACGGTTTCCGTCGCGACAGCAGCGACAACCACTTCCACCGGCTTAACGTCGCTCACTTCGTTGACTTCAGCCTTGTGCTCGACCGGCTGATGCGCGGTGCGCACCGGCGCTTCGTCGGTCACATTTGCGATGTCGCTTTCGCCTTCCGCGACGTCCGCAGCCAGGTTGCCGTTGACGTCTTCTTCACGCTCACGACGGCCACCACGACGGCCGCGACGGCGACGACGGCGCTCTTCACCTTCACGCGCCACTGCTTCCTGATCGATCGGCGCACCGTTTTCGCCCAAGGCGGTCTGGTTTTGCGCGAGTTCTTCCGCTGTTTGCGATTCGTTTTGCGTCAGTGCCTCGGCCGCTTCCGGCTGCTGCTTGCGGCGTTCGCCACGTTCAGCGCGCTCGCCACGCTCACGGCGTTCGCCGCGTTCCTGGCGCTCGCCACGTTCGGCGCGCGGAGCGCCGTCGACGGTTTCCGCACGGTCGCTGCCACGCGTGTCGCGGTCACGGTTTTCACGGCCCTCGCGACCTTCACGCGGCTCACGAGCCTCGCGCGGTTCACGGCCTTCGCGGGCCTCACGCGGCTCGCGGTTGCCACGCGGCTCGCGCGATTCACGTGCTTCACGCGGCTCACGACCTTCGCGCGCCTCACGGCCTTCACGCGGTTCACGTTCCTCGCGACGCGGCGACGGCTGTTGACCTTGCGCCGGACGGCCGCCAGTCGTGCCTTCAGCACGGCCCGCGGCATCCCGGCCACCTGCGCCGCCACGGCGATTGCGGTTGCGATCGCCACCGCGTTCGCCGGTGCGCTCACCGCGCTCCGTGCGTTCGCCGCGTTGCGGACGCGTCTGCTTTTCCGTCGTTGCCGGTGCAACAGGCTCCGGCGCTGCCGGCTGCATGCCGAACAGGTTCTTCAACCAACCGATAAATCCGCCGCTGGCCGGCGTAACAGCCACCGGAGCCGGGGTTGCCGCCGGACGAACCGGCGCGCTCGGGGCCGGCTTCTCAGGCGTGATGCCCTTGACCGCCGCTTCCTGCTTCGGCTTCACTTCTTCAGCGCGCTTGCTGTAACCGGTTTCCGATTCCAGTTCGCGGGCTGCTTCTTCGGCCATCTTCCACGAGGCGCGCGGCTCGTCGAGGCGCGCATCGTCGTGACGCAGGCGCTCGAGCTTGTAATGCGGCGTGTCGAGGTGCTTGTTCGGGATCAGAACGACGTTGACCTTGAAACGCGACTCGATCTTGTTGATTTCCGCGCGTTTTTCGTTCAACAGGAAGGCGGTCACTTCGACCGGCACCTGGCAATGGATCGCCGCGGTGTTTTCCTTCATCGCTTCTTCCTGAATGATCCGCAGCACTTGCAGCGCGGACGATTCGGTATCGCGGATGTGGCCTGTGCCGTTACAGCGCGGGCACGTCACGTGGCTGCCTTCCGACAAAGCCGGGCGCAGACGTTGACGCGACAGTTCCATCAGGCCGAAGCGCGAGATCTTGCCCATCTGGACGCGCGCACGGTCGTGCTTCAAAGCGTCTTTCAGGCGTTGCTCGACTTCACGCTGGCTCTTGGCCGATTCCATGTCGATGAAGTCGATCACGATCAGGCCGCCCAGGTCGCGCAGGCGCAACTGGCGGGCCACTTCGTCGGCGGCTTCGAGGTTGGTGCGTGCTGCGGTTTCCTCGATGTCGGCGCCCTTGGTGGCGCGCGCCGAGTTCACGTCGATCGCGACCAGGGCTTCCGTGTGGTCGATCACGATGGCGCCGCCCGAAGGCAACGGCACCGTGCGCGAGTACGCGGTTTCGATCTGGTGTTCGATCTGAAAGCGCGAGAACAGCGGCACGTCGTCGTGATACCGCTTCACCTTGCTGACATTGTCCGGCATCACAATATCCATGAAGGCGCGGGCCTGGTCATGAATTTCGGTGGTGTCGATCAGGATTTCGCCGATATCCGGCTGGAAATAGTCACGAATCGCGCGAATCACGAGGCTCGATTCGAGATAGATCAGCATCGGCTGTCCGCTCGAACCGCTTTGCGACGCGGCCTCGATGGCGCGCCACAGTTGCATCAGGTAGTTCAGGTCCCACTGCAGCTCTTCGGCGCTGCGGCCAATACCGGCCGTGCGCGCGATGATGCTCATGCCTTCCGGCAATTGCAGCTGCGCCATGGTTTCGCGCAATTCCTGACGGTCGTCGCCTTCGATCCGGCGCGACACACCGCCGCCGCGCGGGTTGTTCGGCATCAAAACCAGATACCGGCCGGCGAGCGAGATGAAGGTGGTGAGGGCGGCGCCCTTGTTGCCGCGCTCTTCCTTTTCGACCTGAACGATCAGTTCCTGGCCTTCGCGGAGGGCGTCCTGGATGCGCGCGGAGCGCATATCGACGCCATCACGGAAATACTGGCGGGCGACTTCCTTGAACGGCAAAAAGCCGTGGCGGTCTTCGCCGTAGTTGACGAAACAGGCTTCGAGCGAAGGCTCGATGCGGGTGATGATGCCCTTGTAAATATTGCCTTTGCGCTGTTCGCGCCCGGCGGTTTCGATGTCGATATCGATGAGTTTTTGCCCATCGACGATGGCGACGCGCAGTTCTTCCTGCTGCGTCGCGTTGAACAACATTCGTTTCATTGAACGGCTCCAGGCGGCTTAGCTAGCCCTCAGCTGCGCGGTTGTCAGTCGCGAGAGCCATGAGGGCAGCGGCATGCCGCGCCTTATTGTGTTTTCACAAGCACGCTGGAGCGGGAAAAATGGCGGGAGAATTGCCTGAGAGGGCCCGGCCCCATTAAAAAGTGGGCACGGTGCCGCAGGGCACATGCGAACACGGCTTCAAATAACGACCCGACACGCCGCGGGTTCTGCCAGCAGACCTTCATAAGCCTTGCGTCCACTCGCGCCGGTGCGCCGGGTGGGCGCGTGACCGGAGGGTCGAAGGCTGCGGTCATGCCGCAGCGGGAAGTTCGCGCAGTCGGCGCGTCTTTTCTCGCTGGGGGTGTCTCGCCTCATTTTGACGTCGCCATGTCTTGTACTTTCTACAAGACGCCTCGGGCGCACGCCGTATTTTCGCAACTCGCAGCTTCCTACTGCAGGGCGTCAGACCGCCCGATACCGAAGCTGAAAGTTAAATTCTTTTTTACCAAAATTCCGTTACCGTCGAAGCTGACCTTGACCGAACGCGCCTGTGGGCGCCGTCCCTGCCGGGTACTGACCTCGTGCGTGCAACATGTTGCATCTCATTTTCAGGGTGAGCAACCAGACCCCGGCGCAAGTAAAATAACGGTTTATCGCTTGCGCCTGCGCAATCCGCCCGAATTCCGGACACTGCGCCGGCCGCCGCAGACTGCTGGGCAAATTATATTCATAATGAAAGAGTTAGGCAAAATATCCCAGAAATCGGTCGCAAGCGACCAGGTCTCGATGATCGAGATCGACGACAGTGCGGCCGGACAGCGCATTGATAACTTCCTGTTGCGCGTCTGTAAAGGCGTGCCGAAAAGCCATATTTACCGCATCCTGCGTAGCGGGGAAGTGCGTGTCAACAAGGGCCGGATCGATGCGCAGTACCGCCTCGAGCTGGGCGATCTGGTGCGTGTGCCACCCATTCGCGTCGCTCAACCGAACGAAGCCATCGCCCAGGCGCCGGTGCCGAGCGCCGATTTCAAAATTATTTTTGAAGACGAGCACATGCTCGTGATCGACAAACCGGCCGGCGTGGCGGTCCACGGGGGCAGCGGTGTCGCGTTCGGTGTGATCGAACAGATGCGCGAAGCGCGGCCGCAGGCGAAATTCCTCGAATTGGTGCATCGGCTGGATCGCGAGACGTCCGGCATCCTGATGCTCGCCAAGAAACGCTCCGCGCTGGTCAATCTGCACGAGCAGATTCGCGAGAACAAGATGGATAAGCGCTACTATGCGTGCGTCCACGGCGATTGGGTGAGCGACTGGGGCCGCCGCCGCGCGGTCAAGGAGCCGCTGCATAAGTATTTGACCGCGGACGGCGAACGGCGCGTGCGCGTCCAGGCCGACGGCCTCGCGTCGCACACGGTCTTCAATCTGATCGACCGCTGGCCGGAGTACGCGCTGCTCGAGGCGGAACTGAAGACGGGGCGCACGCATCAGATTCGCGTCCATTTGCAGCATCTGGAATTGCCGATCGTCGGCGATGCCAAATACGGCGACTTCGCGCTGAACAAGGCGCTGGCCCGTTCCAACGCCAAGCCGGGCCTGAAGCGCATGTTCCTGCACGCCTACCGTCTTAAGCTGACGCACCCGGCGACTGGCGCGCCCGTGCAGTTCGAGGCGCCGTTGCCGGCCGAATGCCGCAGCTTCATTGCGCAGCTCAATGATTTACGAAATGGGTCTAACCCGGAGACGACACCGCATGGCTAGAGAGCAATTTGATCTGATCGTCTTCGACTGGGACGGGACGCTGATGGATTCGACCGCGCACATCACGCGCAGCATCCAGTCCGCATGCCGCGATCTCGGTCTGCCGGTTCCCGCGGATGAGGCCGCCAGCTACGTGATCGGCCTCGGCCTGCGCGACGCGCTGCAAATCGCCGCGCCTACGTTGGATCCGGCCGACTACCCACGCCTCGCTGAGCGCTACCGCTTCCACTATTTAGTGAAGGACCAGACCACCGAGCTGTTCGTCGGCGTGCGCGAGATGCTGCAGGCGTTGCGCGACGAGGGTTATCTGCTGGCAGTGGCAACCGGCAAGAGCCGTGTCGGATTGAACCGGGCGCTCGACCAGTCGCGCCTGACGAGCCTGTTCGACGGCACCCGCTGTGCGGACGAAACCTTTTCGAAGCCGCATCCGGCTATGCTGCATGAACTGACGCGTGAACTGGGGCAGGATCCGGTGCGCACGGTGATGGTCGGCGATACGACGCACGATCTGCAGATGGCGATCAATGCCGGAGTCGCGGGTATCGGTGTCACATACGGCGCGCATCCTGCCGGTTCGTTGACGGCTTTGTCGCCGAAATTCGTCGCCTCCAGCGTGAGCGCGCTGTCAGAATGGCTGCGAGAGAACGCATGAACACGGGTATGGCCGAAGCGGCGGCGGAAGCGGTTCGCATTTGCGCGTCCGAAGAACTGGTCGACGGCGGCGCGGGCGTGCGGCGCGCGGCCACGCTCGGTGGCGGCGACGTCGTGGTATTTTTTGTTCGCTATGATGGCCATGTGTATGGCTATCTGAATCGCTGCGCGCACGTGCCGATGGAGCTTGATTGGGCTGAAGGGCAGTTCTTCGAGTCGTCCGGTTTATACTTGATGTGCGCCACACATGGCGCGATTTACGCGCCTGATACGGGCAAATGCGTCGGCGGCCCGTGCCGCGGCGGCCGGTTGCGTCCCCTCCAGGTCGACGAGCGGGATTCACCTGACGGCCGCGCGGTGTTCTGGCTGCCGGACGGCGAACTCCGCCCGGCCACCTCCTGATTTTTCTCCTCTTCGATTTTTCCACTGCACCGCATGTCCGACAATTTGACTCCCGAACCGAAGGAACCGTCCCTGACAGGCCGCCCGCGCACGCCTGCCGATGAGCCGGGCTGGGAGCGCGCAGCGCTCGAGCGCATCGCGCTTGCCGCTATCACCGAACAGCGCGCGGCACGCCGCTGGAAGATCTTCTTCCGCTTTGTGTTCCTGATCGTCTTGCTGCTGGCGGTATGGGGCGCCTTCGATTTCTCCGGCGACAAGGTTTCGACCACTGGGCGGCACACGGCAATGGTGACGCTTGACGGCGAAATCTCTGCCGATACGAACGCGAATGCGGAAGATATCAACACGGCACTGGAAAGTGCGTTCGACGACGAGGGTACGGCAGGCGTGATTCTGCGCTGTAATAGCCCGGGCGGCAGCCCGGTGCAGGCGGGCATTATCTACAACGAGATTCGCCGGCTGCGCGCCAAGTATCCGTCGATTCCGTTGTATGTCGTGGTCGGCGACATGTGTGCCTCGGGCGGCTATTACGCGGCTGCGGCGGCCGACAAGATTTACGTGGACAAGGCGAGCATCGTCGGTTCGATTGGCGTGCTGATGGATAGCTTCGGCTTCACGGGTTTGATGGACAAGCTGGGGATCCAGCGCCGCCTGCACACCTCGGGTGAGAACAAGGGCTTTTTCGACCCGTTCTCGCCGGAAACTCCGAAGATGGACGAACATGCGCAGGACATGCTCGATCAGATCCACGCGCAGTTTATCGACGCCGTGCGCGAAGGCCGCGGCAAGCGCCTGCACGAAACGCCGGACATGTTCTCGGGCCTGTTCTGGACCGGTCAAAAGAGTGTCGAACTGGGGCTTGCAGACGGTTTCGGCGACGCGGATTACGTCGCGCGCGACCTCTTCAAGGCGCCGGATATCGTCGACTACACGGTTAAGGAAAGCATTACGGACCGCGTGGCGCGCAAGTTCGGTGCGGCGGTCGGCAGTGGCGCCGTTCACGCAATGGCGCTCGGCGGGAAGATGAGCCTGCGTTGATTTGATGCAAAAAAAGCCCCGTGCGGTCGAAAGTCGATCGCACGGGGCTTTTTTGTTTTTTCGCTGCTAGACGGCAAACAGCACGCCGATCGGCGAGTTGATCCGGTTTAAGACGTGGTTGCGATCAGACCGCGAGAATCAGGAAAATTGCCGGCCGCTTGTGCAGATCGATAGCCGGTTTCTTCTTCCACTCGGCCACGGTGCGGCTGGCGATGGTTTCCGTTTCCAGCGTCAGATCGACGGCGACGCAAACCAACGTGGACGGCGCGCATGTCGCGAGCAACGTGTCGAGCAGCGGCTTATTCCGATAGGGCGTTTCGATAAAGATCTGCGTTTGCTTGCCCTTGCGCGATTGCTGCTCCAGGTCGCGCAGGCGCTTGGCCCGTTCGATGGCGTCCACCGGCAGATAGCCGTGGAACGCAAAACTCTGGCCATTCAGGCCGGACGCCATCAACGCCAGCAGAATCGAACTCGGTCCGACAAACGGCACGACCTTCACGCCGCGTTCATGCGCGCGGCGCACCAGCAGGGCGCCCGGGTCAGCGACCGCCGGGCAGCCGGCCTCGGATACCAGACCCGCGTCAGTGCCGGCCAGCACAGGCGCGAGCAGTTTGTCGATTTCACCGGCCGGCGTGTTGACATTCAGTTCGCGAATCTCGATGTCCTGGATCGGTCTTTCGGTGCCGACCTTTTTCAGGAAAGCGCGGGTGGTTTTCGCGTTTTCGCCGATGTAATAGTTGAGCGATGCCGCGCGGGCGCGCACCGGCGCGGGCAGGACGGCGTCGAGCGCGTCGGCTTCGCCTTCGCCGAGGGTGTTGGGGATCAGATACAAAGTGCCGCTCATAGCGTCCTCAGGAGTGGGTAGCCGGCGGCGAGCAGCATGCGCGACAGCGCGATCAGCGGCAGGCCGACCAGTGCGGTCGGGTCGTCGGAATGAATCGCCTCGAGCAAGGCGATGCCGAGGCCTTCGGATTTGGCGCTGCCCGCGACGTCGTACGGTGTTTCGGCGCGCAGATAGGCGTCCAGTTCCGCGTCCGGCAAATCCCGGAACTGCACACGGGTAATGACATCGGCCGATTGCGCCGCCCCCGAGCGGCTGTCGAACAGGCACAGTGCGCTATGAAACAGCACTTCCCGGCCGCGCATGGCCTGCAACTGGGCGAGCGCCTTGTCATGCGTGCCGGGCTTGCCGATCTGTAGGCCGTCATAGGTGGCAACCTGATCGGAGCCGATGACGAGTGCGGCTTCGCCGGCGCCGAGCTTGTCTGTCACGGCCCGGGCTTTTGCCTCGGCGAGCCGCAGCGCGGTCACTTCGGGCGTTTCGCCGGCGAGCGGCGTCTCGTCGATCGCCGGCACGATGACATCGAACGGAACGCGCAGGCGCTCGAGCAGCTCGCGACGATAAGGCGAACTCGACGCCAGAATCAGGCGTGGCGGGCGATTGGGGGAGTCTGACATGGTCAACCAACGGCTAGAGAGGCGGGCCGTACGGGGTCGCGCGGAGTTCGCGCGTGTACGGGCTTAAGTGTTTGACTCGAAAAGACAAAACGGATATGATTTCGGGCTTTTCATCGGTATGCTATTGCGTAGACGGCCCTGCCGTGTGGGCAATACGCGGCCCGCACGAGTTCCGCGGGCTACTTTGCAAACCGATTTACCCCCGGCGAAATCCTTGCCGACGCAGGAGCGCACATGACTCAACATCCTGGCAACCCTGCTGGTCTGTCCGACCCGCACGATATCGATCTGTTCGAATTTGCGCGGAGTGGGCGTCAGGCCGCGGGTGTCGTGCGCGTCTCGCAACTGCCGCGCATGTTAAACGAAGTCCCGGCAGAAGCGCCAGACCGCGATACCGCGTTCACCTGGCAAGCCGAAGGGGCGACGCAGCCGGAATTGCAGGACGACGGCACCGAGGGTCCGCAGCCTTATCTGAGGCTCGCGATTCACGGCGCTGCATGGCTCGAATGTCAGCGGTGCATGACACCGTATTTGCAGTCGTTCAATGTCGATGCAACTTACCGGATCGTCAGCACTGAGGCGGAAGCCGAAGAGTTTCCGCTCGACGAGGATGAAGTCGAAGTGATCGTGGGCTCGCGCCAGTTCGATCTCATCGACTTGATCGAAGAAGAGTTGCTGCTTTCCTTGCCGCTCGTGCCCAAGCACGAGGTGTGTCCCGAAGTGCACGAGAGCCTCGTCTCTGGTGTGGCCGGAGCAGAGGGCGAGGGCGAAGAGGCTGCGCCGGACGAAGCTGGCGAGGGCGGTGAGCCCGAGCGGCCCAATCCGTTTGCGGCGCTCGAAAGTCTCAAGCGCGGTGAGCCGGGCGACAAGAAGCACTGAACAGTTGCAGGGTTGCGCGATGCGGGCGCATTGGCCATTCGGTCAATGGCGGACACCGGGTCGGGCTGTGTTAGAATTCGGAAAATTTTTAGGAGTTAGTCATGGCAGTTCAACAAAATAAGAAGTCGCCGTCGAAGCGCGGCATGCACCGTTCGCACGATTTCCTGTCGGCAGCGCCGCTGGCCGTGGAGCCGAGCACGGGCGAAGTGCATCTGCGTCACCACATTAGCCCGAACGGCTACTATCGCGGCAAGAAAATCGTCAAGACGAAGAACGACTAATCGTTTCACTGCGTTGCGCCCCTTGGCGTTTCGCGTGGCGATCGGCTCGCTTGACATTTTCCCGGCTCGGCAAAAAGGCGGCATTCAACTGCCGCTTTTTTGCGTCGATTGCAGCTGGCGCTTTGGCGCTTACTGCGGTCCCATGCACGGCGCCTGAAATTCGTCGCACTCCATGACAGTAAAGCTCACGATAGATTGCATGGGAGGCGACCACGGCCCGTCCGTGACCGTTCCCGCTGCCGTCAACTTCGTTCGTTCGCACCCCGATGCTGAGTTGCTGCTCGTCGGTATTGAAAGTGCGATTCGTGCGCAGTTAAAGAAGTTGAAGGCTCAGGACCTGGCGGCGCTGACCGTCGTACCTGCTTCCGAGATCGTCGCCATGGACGATCCGGTTGAAGTCGCGCTGCGCAAGAAAAAAGACTCATCCATGCGCGTGGCGCTGAACCGCATCAAGGAAGGCGAGGCGCAAGCCTGCATTTCCGCCGGCAACACCGGCGCGCTGATGGCGGTCTCGCGCTATGTGCTGAAAACGCTGTCGGGCATCGAACGCCCGGCCATTGCGTCCGCATTGCCCAATCCCAATGGCTACACGATGGTGCTCGACCTGGGCGCCAACGTCGACTGCGAGCCGCAGCATCTGCTGCAGTTCGCGGAGATGGGCCACGCGCTCGTTTCCGCGCTCGAAGGCCGTGAGCGGCCCACCATCGGCCTGCTCAACATTGGCGAAGAAGTCATCAAGGGCAACGACACCATCAAACGTGCCGGCGAACTGCTGCGCGCGAGTACACTTAACTTTCACGGCAACGTTGAAGGCAATGACATCTTCAAGGGCACGGTCGACGTGATCGTCTGCGACGGTTTTGTCGGCAATGTCGCGCTGAAGACGTCGGAAGGCCTCGCGCAGATGCTCTCCAACATGATCAAGGAAGAGTTCGGCCGCTCGTGGCTCACCAAGATGATGGCGGTGCTCGCCTTGCCGGTACTGATGCGCTTAAAGAAGCGCGTCGATCACCGGCAATACAACGGCGCCGCGCTGCTGGGCCTGCGTGGGCTGGTGATCAAAAGCCACGGCTCGGCGGATGCCTACGCGTTTGAGTGGGCTATCAAACGCGGGTATGATGCCGTCAAAAACGGCGTGCTGGAACGCCTTGCGCGAGCGATGGAAGAGAACGCGGGTTCTCTCGAGCAGGCGGCGCGCGACGCGAGCGGTGCGGGTCACGCAAG comes from Burkholderia sp. GAS332 and encodes:
- a CDS encoding phosphate:acyl-[acyl carrier protein] acyltransferase, giving the protein MTVKLTIDCMGGDHGPSVTVPAAVNFVRSHPDAELLLVGIESAIRAQLKKLKAQDLAALTVVPASEIVAMDDPVEVALRKKKDSSMRVALNRIKEGEAQACISAGNTGALMAVSRYVLKTLSGIERPAIASALPNPNGYTMVLDLGANVDCEPQHLLQFAEMGHALVSALEGRERPTIGLLNIGEEVIKGNDTIKRAGELLRASTLNFHGNVEGNDIFKGTVDVIVCDGFVGNVALKTSEGLAQMLSNMIKEEFGRSWLTKMMAVLALPVLMRLKKRVDHRQYNGAALLGLRGLVIKSHGSADAYAFEWAIKRGYDAVKNGVLERLARAMEENAGSLEQAARDASGAGHASPIAGQPAEPYAAQSSKA